From a region of the Phragmites australis chromosome 21, lpPhrAust1.1, whole genome shotgun sequence genome:
- the LOC133903588 gene encoding uncharacterized protein LOC133903588 isoform X3 → MKGGGGGAAAVPGDYIYFKSVVPLHKISIGSKLWRYYDFGPKVVPPLVCIPGIAGTADVYYKQIMSLCMKGYRVISIDVPQIWNHHEWIHSFEKFLDSMNIHHVHIYGTSLGGFLAQIFAQHRPRRVKSLVLSNTFLETHKFAAAMPWSPVVNWTPSFLLKRYLLTGIRDGPHEPFIADSVDFIVGQVETLSRDDLSSRLMLNVNVASVGSLMLRDSLITIMDTNDYSAVPQLLKDQLNERYPGARRAVLKTGGDFPFLSRPDEVNLYLQLHLRRVGVEPRPDLVQGFTRNGSAGSSKDQKDGGDSFDDSPGDDGHQGSGGRNRDTGNCGSESHDSNEPIPTSTMLANTVLELVL, encoded by the exons ATGaagggcggaggcggcggcgcggcggcggtgccgggTGACTACATCTACTTTAAGTCCGTCGTCCCGCTACACAAGATCTCC ATTGGGTCGAAATTGTGGAGGTACTATGACTTTGGCCCCAAGGTTGTGCCGCCTCTTGTCTGCATCCCAGGAATTGCAGGGACGGCTGATGTATATTATAAACAGATAATGTCCCTTTGTATGAAG GGTTATCGAGTGATATCtattgatgttcctcaaatttgGAATCACCATGAATGGATTCATTCATTTGAAAAGTTTCTGGACTCCATGAACATCCATCAT GTTCATATTTACGGTACATCTCTTGGTGGATTTCTGGCACAAATATTTGCTCAACACCGTCCAAGGAGAGTAAAGTCATTGGTCCTATCAAATACTTTCCTTGAGACACACAAGTTTGCTGCTGCCATGCCATGGTCTCCAGT TGTTAATTGGACCCCTTCTTTCTTGCTGAAGCGATATCTCTTGACAGGAATCCGAGATGGTCCCCATGAACCATTCATTGCAGACTCAGTAGATTTTATTGTGGGTCAG GTCGAGACATTGTCAAGAGATGACCTTTCATCAAGGTTGATGTTAAATGTTAATGTTGCATCAGTTGGATCATTAATGCTACGTGATTCACTCATCACTATAATGGAT ACAAACGACTACTCTGCTGTTCCTCAGCTGTTGAAGGACCAATTAAATGAAAGATACCCAGGTGCAAGGCGTGCTGTACTGAAGACTGGTGGTGATTTTCCCTTCCTCTCACGTCCAGATGAGGTTAATTTGTACCTTCAG CTACATTTGAGGCGGGTTGGTGTAGAACCAAGGCCAGATCTGGTCCAAGGTTTCACACGAAATGGCAGTGCTGGGAGCTCAAAGGATCAGAAAGATGGAGGGGACAGCTTTGATGATAGTCCTGGAGATGATGGCCACCAGGGTTCAGGTGGCCGTAACCGTGACACAGGGAATTGTGGATCAGAATCACATGATTCTAATGAGCCGATACCAACAAGCACAATGCTTGCTAATACTGTACTAG AACTGGTTTTATAG
- the LOC133903588 gene encoding uncharacterized protein LOC133903588 isoform X1, giving the protein MKGGGGGAAAVPGDYIYFKSVVPLHKISIGSKLWRYYDFGPKVVPPLVCIPGIAGTADVYYKQIMSLCMKGYRVISIDVPQIWNHHEWIHSFEKFLDSMNIHHVHIYGTSLGGFLAQIFAQHRPRRVKSLVLSNTFLETHKFAAAMPWSPVVNWTPSFLLKRYLLTGIRDGPHEPFIADSVDFIVGQVETLSRDDLSSRLMLNVNVASVGSLMLRDSLITIMDTNDYSAVPQLLKDQLNERYPGARRAVLKTGGDFPFLSRPDEVNLYLQLHLRRVGVEPRPDLVQGFTRNGSAGSSKDQKDGGDSFDDSPGDDGHQGSGGRNRDTGNCGSESHDSNEPIPTSTMLANTVLVLSSMRKLCVTQGSCCHLSQRNCDRTTVPHGNDMF; this is encoded by the exons ATGaagggcggaggcggcggcgcggcggcggtgccgggTGACTACATCTACTTTAAGTCCGTCGTCCCGCTACACAAGATCTCC ATTGGGTCGAAATTGTGGAGGTACTATGACTTTGGCCCCAAGGTTGTGCCGCCTCTTGTCTGCATCCCAGGAATTGCAGGGACGGCTGATGTATATTATAAACAGATAATGTCCCTTTGTATGAAG GGTTATCGAGTGATATCtattgatgttcctcaaatttgGAATCACCATGAATGGATTCATTCATTTGAAAAGTTTCTGGACTCCATGAACATCCATCAT GTTCATATTTACGGTACATCTCTTGGTGGATTTCTGGCACAAATATTTGCTCAACACCGTCCAAGGAGAGTAAAGTCATTGGTCCTATCAAATACTTTCCTTGAGACACACAAGTTTGCTGCTGCCATGCCATGGTCTCCAGT TGTTAATTGGACCCCTTCTTTCTTGCTGAAGCGATATCTCTTGACAGGAATCCGAGATGGTCCCCATGAACCATTCATTGCAGACTCAGTAGATTTTATTGTGGGTCAG GTCGAGACATTGTCAAGAGATGACCTTTCATCAAGGTTGATGTTAAATGTTAATGTTGCATCAGTTGGATCATTAATGCTACGTGATTCACTCATCACTATAATGGAT ACAAACGACTACTCTGCTGTTCCTCAGCTGTTGAAGGACCAATTAAATGAAAGATACCCAGGTGCAAGGCGTGCTGTACTGAAGACTGGTGGTGATTTTCCCTTCCTCTCACGTCCAGATGAGGTTAATTTGTACCTTCAG CTACATTTGAGGCGGGTTGGTGTAGAACCAAGGCCAGATCTGGTCCAAGGTTTCACACGAAATGGCAGTGCTGGGAGCTCAAAGGATCAGAAAGATGGAGGGGACAGCTTTGATGATAGTCCTGGAGATGATGGCCACCAGGGTTCAGGTGGCCGTAACCGTGACACAGGGAATTGTGGATCAGAATCACATGATTCTAATGAGCCGATACCAACAAGCACAATGCTTGCTAATACTGTACTAG TTTTAAGTTCCATGAGAAAATTGTGCGTAACACAGGGCTCGTGCTGTCATCTATCCCAGCGGAATTGTGATCGAACAACTGTCCCGCATGGAAATGACATGTTCTGA
- the LOC133903588 gene encoding uncharacterized protein LOC133903588 isoform X2, with product MKGGGGGAAAVPGDYIYFKSVVPLHKISIGSKLWRYYDFGPKVVPPLVCIPGIAGTADVYYKQIMSLCMKGYRVISIDVPQIWNHHEWIHSFEKFLDSMNIHHVHIYGTSLGGFLAQIFAQHRPRRVKSLVLSNTFLETHKFAAAMPWSPVVNWTPSFLLKRYLLTGIRDGPHEPFIADSVDFIVGQVETLSRDDLSSRLMLNVNVASVGSLMLRDSLITIMDTNDYSAVPQLLKDQLNERYPGARRAVLKTGGDFPFLSRPDEVNLYLQLHLRRVGVEPRPDLVQGFTRNGSAGSSKDQKDGGDSFDDSPGDDGHQGSGGRNRDTGNCGSESHDSNEPIPTSTMLANTVLGLVLSSIPAEL from the exons ATGaagggcggaggcggcggcgcggcggcggtgccgggTGACTACATCTACTTTAAGTCCGTCGTCCCGCTACACAAGATCTCC ATTGGGTCGAAATTGTGGAGGTACTATGACTTTGGCCCCAAGGTTGTGCCGCCTCTTGTCTGCATCCCAGGAATTGCAGGGACGGCTGATGTATATTATAAACAGATAATGTCCCTTTGTATGAAG GGTTATCGAGTGATATCtattgatgttcctcaaatttgGAATCACCATGAATGGATTCATTCATTTGAAAAGTTTCTGGACTCCATGAACATCCATCAT GTTCATATTTACGGTACATCTCTTGGTGGATTTCTGGCACAAATATTTGCTCAACACCGTCCAAGGAGAGTAAAGTCATTGGTCCTATCAAATACTTTCCTTGAGACACACAAGTTTGCTGCTGCCATGCCATGGTCTCCAGT TGTTAATTGGACCCCTTCTTTCTTGCTGAAGCGATATCTCTTGACAGGAATCCGAGATGGTCCCCATGAACCATTCATTGCAGACTCAGTAGATTTTATTGTGGGTCAG GTCGAGACATTGTCAAGAGATGACCTTTCATCAAGGTTGATGTTAAATGTTAATGTTGCATCAGTTGGATCATTAATGCTACGTGATTCACTCATCACTATAATGGAT ACAAACGACTACTCTGCTGTTCCTCAGCTGTTGAAGGACCAATTAAATGAAAGATACCCAGGTGCAAGGCGTGCTGTACTGAAGACTGGTGGTGATTTTCCCTTCCTCTCACGTCCAGATGAGGTTAATTTGTACCTTCAG CTACATTTGAGGCGGGTTGGTGTAGAACCAAGGCCAGATCTGGTCCAAGGTTTCACACGAAATGGCAGTGCTGGGAGCTCAAAGGATCAGAAAGATGGAGGGGACAGCTTTGATGATAGTCCTGGAGATGATGGCCACCAGGGTTCAGGTGGCCGTAACCGTGACACAGGGAATTGTGGATCAGAATCACATGATTCTAATGAGCCGATACCAACAAGCACAATGCTTGCTAATACTGTACTAG GGCTCGTGCTGTCATCTATCCCAGCGGAATTGTGA